Within the Bacteroidota bacterium genome, the region AATATTTTCGGGAGCAGTGGGGTCGGGAATATGTGAGAAGTCGAACCCTGGACCTTCGTCTTTTATAGTGAATGAAATATGATCGGGACGAATATTGAAAGATATATTAATGTGCTTACTCGGGTTGTTTTTATTGCCATGTTGAATAGCGTTGTTCACAGCTTCAGTAAGTGCCACTAAAATGTTGCCATAATGATCTTCACTGATCTTAAATTTTTCACAAATGTCATTTATCAGACTTTCAACCACCACAATGTTTTCTGTTTTGGAAGAAATAGTCAGGGATTTGTTTTCAGGAATCGTCATCTTTTTATTG harbors:
- a CDS encoding ATP-binding protein; the protein is MTIPENKSLTISSKTENIVVVESLINDICEKFKISEDHYGNILVALTEAVNNAIQHGNKNNPSKHINISFNIRPDHISFTIKDEGPGFDFSHIPDPTAPENIEKPNGRGVFLMKNLADNIEFEDNGSTVKLDFKTGK